Proteins found in one Neomonachus schauinslandi chromosome 1, ASM220157v2, whole genome shotgun sequence genomic segment:
- the LOC110583658 gene encoding olfactory receptor 10H4-like: MVSEFILVGFSNFPQHLLPIFFLLFLLMYLFTLLGNLLIMATVRSQRSLHTPMYLFLCALSISEILYTLTITPRLLTDLLSTCHSITFVACASQMFFSFTFGFTHSFLLTVMGYDRYVAISHPLWYNVLMSTRTCAHLVSWSWAGGSIMGMMVTLIVFHLTFCGSNEIHHFGCHVLSLLKLACGKETSSVTLGVILVCVTALMGCLFLIILSYVFIVAAILRIPSAEGRHKTFSTCVSHLTVVIVHYGFASIIYLKPKGPHSTDSNTLMATTYTVFTPFLSPIIFSLRNKELKNAIKKSFQRKFSPLSS, from the coding sequence ATGGTGTCTGAATTCATCCTCGTGGGCTTCTCCAACTTCCCACAGCATCTCCTGCCCATCTTCTTCCTGCTGTTCCTGCTGATGTACCTGTTCACGCTGCTGGGGAACCTGCTCATCATGGCCACTGTCAGGAGTCAGCGCAGCCTGCACACACCCATGTACCTCTTCCTGTGTGCTTTGTCCATCTCTGAGATCCTCTACACCTTGACCATCACCCCGCGCCTGTTGACTGACCTGCTCTCCACCTGCCACTCCATCACCTTTGTGGCCTGTGCCAGCCAGATGTTCTTCTCCTTCACATTTGGCTTCACCCACTCCTTCCTGCTCACCGTCATGGGCTATGACCGTTACGTGGCCATCAGCCACCCCCTGTGGTACAATGTGCTCATGAGCACCCGCACCTGTGCCCATCTAGTGTCCTGGTCCTGGGCTGGTGGCTCCATCATGGGGATGATGGTGACCCTGATAGTTTTTCACCTCACCTTCTGTGGGTCTAATGAGATCCACCATTTTGGCTGCCATGTGCTTTCCCTCCTAAAGTTGGCCTGTGGGAAGGAGACATCCTCTGTCACCTTGGGTGTGATCCTGGTGTGTGTCACAGCTCTGATGGGCTGTTTATTCCTCATCATCCTCTCCTATGTCTTCATTGTGGCTGCCATATTGAGAATCCCCTCAGCTGAGGGCAGGCACAAGACCTTCTCCACATGTGTGTCCCACCTCACTGTGGTCATTGTACACTACGGTTTTGCCTCCATTATCTACCTCAAGCCCAAGGGTCCCCACTCTACGGACAGTAACACTCTGATGGCCACCACATATACAGTCTTCACCCCGTTTCTCAGCCCGATCATTTTCAGCCTCAGGAATAAGGAGCTCAAGAATGCCATAAAGAAAAGCTTCCAGAGAAAATTCAGTCCCCTTAGCTCCTGA
- the LOC110574471 gene encoding olfactory receptor 10H1-like yields MATTLGLNHSSVSEFILVGFSTFPPHLLPVFFLLFLLMYLFTLLGNLFIMATVWSDRSLHTPMYLFLCALSTSEILYTLAITPRLLADLLSTSRTITTAACVSQMFFSFTFGFTHSLLITAMGYDRYVAICHPLRYNVLMSPRGCAFLVAWSWAGGSVMGLVVTTAIFHLNFCGPHEVHHFFCHVPPLLKLACGTNVPIVALGVGLVCITVLLGCFLLILLSYAFIVAAILKIPSAEGWHKAFSTCASHLTVVVVHYGFASVIYLKPKSPQSREGDTLMGITYTILTPFLSPIIFSLRNKELKTAMKKTFLSKLNPQSS; encoded by the coding sequence ATGGCCACCACGCTGGGCCTAAACCACAGCTCCGTGTCTGAATTCATCCTCGTGGGCTTCTCCACCTTCCCGCCACATCTCCTGCCCGTCTTCTTCCTGCTGTTCCTGCTCATGTACCTTTTTACGCTGTTGGGGAACCTGTTCATCATGGCCACTGTCTGGAGCGATCGCAGCCTGCACACGCCCATGTACCTCTTCCTGTGTGCCCTGTCCACCTCCGAGATCCTCTACACCTTGGCCATCACCCCGCGCCTGCTGGCCGACCTGCTCTCCACCAGCCGCACCATCACCACTGCGGCCTGTGTCAGCCAGATGTTCTTCTCCTTCACGTTCGGCTTCACCCACTCCCTCCTAATCACTGCCATGggctatgaccgctatgtggccatctgcCACCCCCTGCGTTACAACGTGCTCATGAGCCCCCGTGGCTGCGCCTTCCTGGTGGCCTGGTCCTGGGCTGGTGGCTCGGTCATGGGGCTGGTGGTGACCACAGCCATTTTCCACCTCAACTTCTGTGGACCCCATGAGGTCCACCATTTCTTCTGCCATGTGCCACCACTGTTGAAACTGGCCTGTGGAACTAATGTACCAATAGTGGCCCTGGGCGTGGGTCTGGTGTGCATCACCGTCCTGCTGGGCTgctttctcctcatcctcctctcGTATGCCTTCATCGTGGCTGCCATCTTGAAGATCCCCTCAGCTGAGGGTTGGCACAAAGCCTTCTCCACCTGTGCCTCCCACCTCACTGTGGTGGTCGTGCACTATGGCTTTGCTTCTGTCATCTACCTCAAGCCCAAGTCTCCCCAGTCTCGGGAAGGAGACACCCTGATGGGCATCACCTACACAATCCTCACACCCTTCCTCAGCCCCATCATCTTTAGTCTCAGGAACAAGGAGCTGAAGACTGCCATGAAGAAGACTTTCCTCAGCAAACTCAATCCCCAGAGCTCCTGA
- the LOC110574472 gene encoding olfactory receptor 10H1, with protein MQRGNFSVVTEFILVGFSTFPHLQLMFFLLFLLMYLFTLLGNLLILATVWNERSLHTPMYLFLCALSISEILYTLAITPRLLADLLSTCHTIAFAACVSQMFFSFMFGFTHSFLLTVMGYDCYVAICHPLRYNVLMSPRGCAFLVAWSWAGGSVMGLVVTTAIFHLNFCGPHEVHHFFCHVPPLLKLACGTNVPIVALGVGLVCITALLGCFLLILLSYAFIVAAILKIPSAEGWHKAFSTCASHLTVVVVHYGFASVIYLKPKSPQSREGDTLMGITYTILTPFLSPIIFSLRNKELKTAMKKTFLSKLYPEKI; from the coding sequence ATGCAGAGAGGCAATTTCTCAGTGGTGACTGAATTCATCCTCGTGGGTTTTTCCACCTTCCCCCACCTTCAGCTAATGTTCTTCTTGCTGTTCCTGTTGATGTACCTGTTCACACTGCTGGGGAACCTGCTCATCTTGGCCACTGTGTGGAATGAGCGCAGCCTGCACACGCCCATGTACCTCTTCCTGTGTGCCCTGTCCATCTCTGAGATCCTCTACACCTTGGCCATCACCCCACGCCTGCTGGCCGACCTGCTCTCCACATGCCACACCATTGCCTTTGCAGCCTGTGTCAGCCAGATGTTCTTCTCCTTCATGTTCGGCTTCACCCACTCCTTCCTGCTCACTGTCATGGGCTATGACTGCTATGTGGCCATCTGCCACCCCCTGCGTTACAACGTGCTCATGAGCCCCCGTGGCTGCGCCTTCCTGGTGGCCTGGTCCTGGGCTGGTGGCTCGGTCATGGGGCTGGTGGTGACCACAGCCATTTTCCACCTCAACTTCTGTGGACCCCATGAGGTCCACCATTTCTTCTGCCATGTGCCACCACTGTTGAAACTGGCCTGTGGAACTAATGTACCAATAGTGGCCCTGGGCGTGGGTCTGGTGTGCATCACCGCCCTGCTGGGCTgctttctcctcatcctcctctcGTATGCCTTCATCGTGGCTGCCATCTTGAAGATCCCCTCAGCTGAGGGTTGGCACAAAGCCTTCTCCACCTGTGCCTCCCACCTCACTGTGGTGGTCGTGCACTATGGCTTTGCTTCTGTCATCTACCTCAAGCCCAAGTCTCCCCAGTCTCGGGAAGGAGACACCCTGATGGGCATCACCTACACAATCCTCACACCCTTCCTCAGCCCCATCATCTTTAGTCTCAGGAACAAGGAGCTGAAGACTGCCATGAAGAAGACCTTCCTCAGCAAACTCTACCCAGAAAAAATATGA